DNA sequence from the Manihot esculenta cultivar AM560-2 chromosome 11, M.esculenta_v8, whole genome shotgun sequence genome:
ATTACCGGCAAAAATACTAAAGATATTGTTGATTGGGTATGCAGTTATCATTAATTAAGTGATATATAATAGTTAATAGAGGATAAaggcaataattttttttatgtgaaatgtatgaatttatttaaaagaataactgatacaattttttttttataaatattcagGCAAACACTCTAATGAAACCAGCTTTATATGGAGAATATACCGTTCTTGTTGATTCTAAATTGCAAGgtgattataataaaaaagaagtACAACAGATGATTCATTGTGCTGCAGCTTGTTTATATAAATCTCTAAAGTCTTGCCCAAAAATGAAAAAGGTACCAATTCAATTCTAGCattatgtttttaatttattaacgcATTTTAAGAAAAGTTATTAGGTACTAGTATTGTAtatacaataattttattataaccaTTGATTATAGTGATTTTTAAATAGATTTATTATAGTCCATCTGTTAACATCTAActgttatattatataataaaattttcacatCCTAAACTCTATTTGCTATTAAATTATGTGAAAGCATTCAAAGAATGAGAGCTTATATCATTGACGTCTAACCTTTTTATTCCTTTGCTATGTTATAGATAGTTGGAGTTCTTGAAGGAAGTATTCCTTTAAAAGATATATGGAATGTGAATGACGGTAAATTCTTATCCGGTACATTTCTTATTGATactaaattcattttatttatgtaaaaaaaGAATGATTCCTGAATTTTAATCAAATACCATTTATTTCAATAgtatatatatagtatttttattaagaataagcaaatttattaaatttggatAGATTTAATTTAcaccaaaaaaattaatttaaggaaGGTGGGTGTCTAAAATCCTTTAtcgaatttatatatttaaaaaatgcgatgaaataaaaaaaatattttttttttcaattttatgtaATGCAATTAcgtgaattataaaaaaaactttattattatgattttttataactttcctcaaaattttcaaaataaacatacttcacgaatttttatattttgaaatgtTGCACCATtaattgttttataatttttattatgaaatatatgtttttaatatataatttgggATGTGATTCCATGGACGTACGTATGATATTTGCTCATGTTCTCCACTTTAATTTCTTACGATGAACTTATTGGTGATTTGCGCTTTTCTTTCATGATACAGAATTTATGACATACAATCACCTGCCTACAATGTCGAACTCTGCTATAATTCCAAATCCTGCAAATGTGATTATGCCCTATCCTCAAGTACTCACCTGGAAGTCTACAGTTCAGAACCCGCAAATGCTTCCTAATTATCCCATGATGGTAACCAATAATGGTTTTCCGGTTAACATTCCGGCAAATCCATCCACTAGCAATGGCATGCCCACCACCACTTTTACTTATCGGTACTATTATACTTATAAGTAATATTATTTAAGTATATTAATAAGTTGATGAACTACAGGAAATGATTAATTTTCCCTCGGAGATTTCAACATGAAATTACAGTATTGTGATTTAAGcgttattttgattgttttgtgCTTTCCCTTGTATTTAGAAGGGTGTTTTCATCAGCAGTTTGGTGTATGTCTTGCTTAATTTGGATACTTTATTgcttgttgaaaaaaaaaaaaaaaaaaaaaaaaaaaaaaagaaaaaaaaaaaaaagaaaatgatagaagatGTCACCTTTCGCCCCAAATTGTTTGGGTAGTCTGCCTCATACGGAATTCATATATGCCCTTCGCGAAGCTAATTCAACTGCTGATTCCTTAGCTAAGCAAGGTGTTTCTCGCGATGGTGATTTTGtagattttcttttattatgttctcttcttttttttttcttgctttGTAAGGACGGTTTCGTGGCTCCTTGGTTTTGGGTGTACTGGGTTTGCCTTTAATTTGGCATGGGTTAGTTCTGAGCCCCTCTCCTTCCCTCTTTCCCTTTtcagtaataaattttttgcttataaaaaaaaaaaaaaaagaaaagaaaaagatgtcACCTTTCGCCATATGTTTAGGGAGATAAATTCATTTCTTATTCTAGCTAATTAGAAAAGGAGCCAGTAGGGAGGATATCCTGAGCCGCCGATGCCTACCTATTAACCATCAAAATCTTGTTATCTAATTTAGTTGGTTAATGGCATAAAACTTGATTTTAGAGTGCCAGACCACCTCTTCCCTTCGTATATATAATGCCTTTCTAATGAAAAAAAGATTTATATAAAATACTTTGTTATGAATTgtaatttgttattaatttgataaaataaaaaataaaaaattagtaaaaatataatCTGTTGATAAATTTGTTActagttaatatatatatatatatatatatatatattattgattttgttattgtattttatatttaatattaattttagtattttaaattatattaattttatgaaaaaaattataataaaattaaatgaggaaataaaaaaaaagagaaaaaaatggaagggaatgaaaaaaaaagagaaaaagaagagaaattaaGGGAAAAAGAAAACGGAAGAAAATTATGATGGAAAAATGTAGTGAAAatgaggaaaaaggaaaaatcaaagctaataagaaaaataaagagaaggaagaagagtaaaaaagaaagaaaatgagagaaagatgaagaaaaaaattgaagaaaaagagaatagaaaagagagaaaatagaagaatatgaaagaaaaagtgaGGATATGAGAGAatagttaaaagaaaaaatgagaaaaaaaggaaaggaaaataatagaaaatgcaagataaaataaaagaaaatagaggaaaaagaaaaagaaaagtagatatgagaaaaaaagtaaaagaaatgagagaaaaagaaggataatgaaaaaaaatagaagagaaaatAGGAATGAGgacgagaaaaaaaattaaatgaatgaaataataaaaggaTGTAAGGCGTGTgcatatataaatatgtaaattagtaatggattagatttattattaaattaaaaagaaaaaatatgaaattttaaaaataaaaataatgttactaattaaattaaaaaggaaaCGCGAAcgttaaaaagaaattattatttaaaatttaattcgttattaatttaataactaaaaaatttataactaatttattaatttactaatttaGTAATTTAATAGCAGATTTAACtgaatttaacaaaaaaaaacatatttatgactaatccgttattaaatcaatttattattattaataaattttaaaaattattactttaaaataattttattttttataatttaataatcaaGTTAATAACAAATTTAGTAATCCATTATCAATTGTAACAAATTTACTAATCCGTTATTAAAATCTATCATTATTTCACCTTATTTTTGTACTGACATGCTCAGCAAGGTAAAAAGAAAACACAAAATCTTCTAAATAGAGGCAACCAGCCTTGGCTATGCAATCGAAAAAAGAATTGACTTCTCTAAGACTGAATAAAAGAGAGAGGATTTATTCAGTTGTTAGTGTTtcgtttttgtttttatttttattatttattagaaaatatttttaaaattaaaaaataaaaaatacaaatattaattttctggTTATAAATCCTATGAACCATTATATAATGGTTTAATTATatctgcattttttttttcattcttacTACATGAAGTTTGGATTATATTTATCAACCATATTGACCGTTTGATATTGATAAGATCTGGTATCATACTGTCATGGTATCAGTTACTAATGAAGGCACTCTTACATCATCTAAGAGGGCAATTGGTTGCCTGAAAGGGTGCTCTTACGTCGCCTAAGTGGATAAATAATTGCTTGAAAGGGTACTCTTACGCTGCCTAAGTGGGCAAGTGGCTGCTTGAAAGAGCGTTCTTACGTCGCCTAAGTGGGCAGGTGGTTGCTTGAAAGAGAGCTCTTACGTCGCCTAAGTGGGTAGGTCGTAAGAGTGTCCTTTTAGGCAACCAATTGCTTACTTAGGCGATGTAAGAATACCTTTTCAGGCAATATAAAAATGCATTTTCAGACAACCACTTGCCTATTTAGACGATGTAAAAGCGTCTCTAAGCGATGTAAAAGCGCTCTTTCAAATAATCACTTAAAAAATATTAGCATAGTggaaaatcaatttatttagaATTTTGTGTTAGTTATTGTAAATCCTTTTCACTTTTCATCCTCAATGGGTGTTTTACTCTCTCTGCTCAATTTTGTCACATTCTCGTTGCAATTGTGCTAAATcggatataattattaaaataaaattaaatttttaaatattgtaattAACTAGTATCTCAGACAACTTCACTTGATTTTATGTATAACTCTTTCTTCACAAGCCCACACAGTGGAGGCTTGACGGAGCAGTTCGAGAAGGCAAAGAGGGGAAAGCAACTGATTGTGGTGGATTTGAGTGCTTCCTGGTGCCTACCTTCTCGTTCCATGAGTCCAATTCTGGCAGCGTTGGTGAAGGAGATGCCATATGTCACATTCTTGATGGTGGTTGTTGATGAATTGCGTTCTGTTGCTATGGATTGTGCAGTTGAGGCAATGCCAACCTTTTTGTTCTTGAAACGAGGAGTATTACTCGACAAGGTTGTTGGTGCAATGTAGAGCAACTGATCTTTACCATTGCAAGGCATGCTGGTGGGCACGGGATTTTAGGTCAGTGCAAAAAGATacgcataatatatatatatatatatacatatatatacatatatatacatatatatgtatattttataaGAACTTAGCATGTGGATAAACTTAGCTAAAAtactatataataaaaataattatgttattatatatatacgtttattaaatttttcaaaataaacatACTTGacgaatttttatattttgaaaatgctgcaccattattttattattaaatctatGTTTTTAATACTTAATTAATCAATTTGGGATGTGGTTCAATGGATGATTTTTGCCAACATTCtccactttaatttttttttttttttgataaactTATCGGTGATTTAATTACCCTTGTCTTTCATGATACAGAATCAATGACATGTAACCTGCCTACGATGTCGAACTCTGCTATAATTCCAAATGCTGCAAATCCGCAATGGACAATCCCAACTAATTATCCACAACCTCAAGTGCTCATTGGGACGTCTTCATTTCACAACCCGCAAATGCTTCCTAATTATCCATAATGGTGACTAATAATGGTTTTCCGGTTAACATTCCGGCAACACCATCCTCTAGCATTGACATgcctgatcaagcataatttagccacattttttatatctttattattgtttatttacacattttttagcttaaCTTATGgcttttaccttgtttt
Encoded proteins:
- the LOC122725134 gene encoding thioredoxin H-type-like, which gives rise to MVSVTNEGTLTSSKRAIGCLKGGGLTEQFEKAKRGKQLIVVDLSASWCLPSRSMSPILAALVKEMPYVTFLMVVVDELRSVAMDCAVEAMPTFLFLKRGVLLDKVVGAM